A region of the Oncorhynchus gorbuscha isolate QuinsamMale2020 ecotype Even-year linkage group LG02, OgorEven_v1.0, whole genome shotgun sequence genome:
CAGTAAATGCTGATGTTAAATATTGGTATAGTGCTCCAAACATTTCATTTTTAAATGTAGACTTATATCCTAAATGTTTAAATGAATGACTATACTGCATATGGTCAAGTATATGAGTATATATAAGTTTACAGGTTGACATCACCAACTTTCATGGATAAAATAGGCACATGCTATCTGCTGTATTaagaaataaacaataaataattTGTGTTTGGGAATAATCTGGTTATTGAACCACTGAGAAAAACTGACCAAATGTGTAGCCTATAGAATTAGTTTTCCATAAATGATTGTAAAATCTCCACCAAATTATAACCAACAATTTTGTTGGTGTAAATAGAGTATGAATGGAAATATAGGGTATGGTGACATATAGGTGACACAGAAACAACTAGGTTGCCCTCTTCTGGCCAGTGTAAATTTGATAGATAATTGATGGGAGTGTCTATGGCTAATTAGTTTCTGCTCTCACAGTAAGAAGAAAAATAGAGTTGTTTTTGAAAGGGATGAGAGTTTTAATGTGATTTCATTTATAAAAATCTGATACATTGGCACTCAATGCTGGCAATTAAATATTAGCATTAGTACATATTTCAGTACTTGGGACAGTTTTACAGTAGTTATTTCTAGAATAGCAACAGATGTGATCACAAATGAACATACTCTTGAGAAGAGTATTGAGAAGCTGCTATAAGAACAGTAATACATACATCAAAAGTGGATCTACGATATTTGCAATGGTTATTAAAATGATGTTCTGGATTTTACCAGACATAATCTGCCATGTAAATATTTTAAGTTCAAATAAATGTGAAATTGAAATGAGAACGACCAGGGTTTGATCAGAAGATATTGTTTTCAGGTAGAACAAGTGACAAATACATGTATCAAATATCAAAGTTATCCTGGGCAAATGCCCTGAGTGAAGCTCTATAATATAAGAGGTGAGGGCCCATCCTTTCCCACTGATCTCCCAGAGAACAAAGTGGACCTCAGAATAGACACATACCTCAACCCTTTGGTTCAATCCAGTGGAAACTATGTGATAATTACAATGCAATTACCAACACTTAGGGCCTCTCttcctgaagtgtgtgtgtgtgtgtgttgacagggGGCCGCGGCTGACCCCTGTATTCTAAGTGACCTCAAGCTCAtcattgtgtgtgcgtgtttgtgtgtcaggTTGCAGGTTGCAGGTGCAGAATGTACAGCTTCATGGGCGGAGGGCTGTTCTGTGCAGGCGTGGGGAACATCCTCCTGATTGTTTCTACGGCAACCGATTATTGGATGCAGTACCGGCACTCCAACAACTACATGCATCAGGGCCTGTGGCGGTACTGCATGCCGGGGAAATGCTTTACACACAATGGCAGCATTGGTGAGGACTACAGCCAGTGCACACAAtgctgtcataacactgtcataacacccAAAACATATCATAGTGAGCCATAAATGGTATATGAGTGGTGCTATTTCCATGTTATGTGCCATGTCAGTGGTACAGCATATGAATAACAATATGACGTGATGGGAGCTATACCAATCTCACCACAGCTTGTTGATTTTGGCATGAAAGAGTCATTATCCTAGTCACAGCATGAGCATCAAGGCTCGCTTTCCATAACAAGATTCATATTTGCCAAGCACAGTTCAAACGTCATAAATATGGTTAGTTTCAGGTCAAAACAGGCCAGGGTCAGTCTCTCTTGTACCCTGACAATTCCTGTTAAACTTTGACTCCCTGCAGCACACTTGGATGCCACCCGAGCACTCATGATCCTCTCTCTTCTGACCTGTTTCATTGGCATCATTATCGGCATCATGGCCTTCATCCACTCCTCGTTCTTCAACAGATTTGACAAAACCTTTGCTGCAGGCATATTGTTCTTCATCTCATGTAAGTTGGGTTCACTTACTTCTTTTCACGTATTTTACACATTTTACAGAGGGCATTTTCACACGTGAAATTATGTACCCTGGTTCGGTTTCCTTGAGCGTTTGTGGGAATTCTACAGAATACGAGTTGCTTTCACAATACCTGAAATAACCGTTTCAGGGTGCAATTAGCAAGACGCACATTCTACATGACGTTAGCGAACTAGCTTGTTTACAATGCGCAAAAAGTTCCATGTGACCCGCTCCACAATACCTGGTGCTCTGGTCCTGGATCTTGGACCCACTAATCACGCAGGTCCAGGATTTGTGTCAGCCAGGCTTCGTTTGAGTTTCACACAAGCTTTATAGCGCGGATCAGGGTACCGAAAGCTCCAGGATCCTGATGATCAGCGGATACGCGAAAGCACCTATACTGTTTGGTTTTCTTTCCATGTCAAATGTTGTAACTGTATGATAAGTGATATAAGGTTAGCTTTATTTGTTGGATGCTGAATACAACTTTTAGTTCAAAATTTTTAAcccttttattttactaggcaagtcagttaagaacaaatgggttaactgcctgttcaggggtagaacgacagatttgtaccttgtcaggtcggggattcgaacttgcaacctttcggttactagtccaacgctctaaccactaggctaccctgtggtTATTCCAAGATTCTGTCGGTCGAATGGTGTCTAATGGTTTTTATGAACCACATGTTTTTTGAAGAATAAATCTTAAATACACCAGGCAAAATTTGGCATGGAATAGCATAATGATATAATTGCAGTGGCAAACAGAGCATAGGAACACATCAGGAGTCTGTGTATTAGTTTGACTTTCTGAGTTGTGCATCGTCCTGGTGGTTGGCGATAGAACATATGTATAATCTCTAGGAACTATATTTACCAGACGTAAAAATAAATGTGTCCCTCACTATCAAATAAAAgtccaaataaatgttttgtccgAACCGCACCATAATACATCGGAGTTAGACAGCGGATTGCCATTAGACCACGCACTTAAGGCGAGACGTCCTACCACGGAATCTATTTTACACAGCAGGGAAAAAAATATGGTGCAGTTTGGACAAAAATAGGATTCTGACATTTAATTGATAGCATGGGACACTTTTCATTTTACGTCTGGTAAGTAGAGTTCCTAGAGAGTACACATATGCTTTTGTTGACAGGAAACGTTTTTTTAGTGAAGCCGGCTATATTGTGGTATGGTTATTTTCCGTCGCCAATCACCAGAACGATGCACAACTCAGGGTGTCCAACCAATACACAGACTCCCGATTTTGTGTCACAAAGCTATGGCGAATCGGGACTATGGGACCTACACCTTCAGAGGGAACAAAAATCTTCCAATGCATTGTATCAAACTCAAAAATTAAGAAAACATAGCATCACTTAATGCGCCCAACATTATATGTACTCTAGTCGGAAAATTGTAGTTCGAGTGAAGGAGGCGCAATGCTTTTTATGGAATTTAAACAAATTTGGAAATGGAATGTAATTTGTTCAAATGGAATTTTAACAAACCAGCTATTACTTCTCATTGCAAATATATTTTAGCACATTCATCACAGTAACCGGTGATCTAACATCtaaatgcaacaatgtttcaCAGTCATTATTTTCAATGAGATAGCCAACTGCAAGCAAGCTGCAAAAAATAAGACAGTGTCATTCACCAGATGATCACTTGAAGACAAAGTTTGAAAGTTGTTCTTGAAAAGGGTGATACTAACAGTTTATCAACAACATCCAAATTGAGGCCTTCTTGTCCACCTTCTGAAGGCCTAGCCATTGGCTGACTGAGCTAGCTAGATTTTTCTACCCAGAGACCACCAAGGAAAAATCCTGATTGGATATTTTTTTCTCGTCAGTATTAACCCTTCTCTATCCAACACAAACTCAGGAGGTGAAAGCAGGAGACAACTACAATTATTGTAAAGATGAAAAATAAGTTAAAACAACATTTTAAATCATTCCTTAGGCCTTCTCTGAAGGCCCTCACAGTTCCCCACTGTATAATTGTCTGGATGAAATCTGGTTCTGGTTGAAGCAAGGTCATATAGTCAAATTAACTAtaactagctaggtttccatccaattgttGACAGATTTTTATGCAAATTTCTAATATACGTATAAAGACCATATGCTAATTTTCCCACCAGatatgtgtttccatcaaattggcTTGTTGCGGATAAAAGGCTGTGCATGATGACATTGTAAACATAAAAATTTTCTTTGCGCTTAAATTCCCATgtatcaaataaaaaatacaagttaaattgTTTTCCATCACATTTTCTACTGCTGGTTTTGGCAACATCTTACAGATACAGTGCGGGTATAGCCTATACACGAtaagattattatggacaaaagagcaagataatttttatttgtcaaatggcaaccAAGCATtatcatcatgtcaccagcataagaccctcaatatttattggaaaggggcaccaagctcatcaccataaagtttcaccaccctgtgaagttcatcataacttatttcatatGTAGCCTAATAAAATGCATCCTttcccgagtcatagtgggagaaccacacaacatatcatcacatgactccaagtttacttcgatatgatggttattaggcctatatcaatatttgtgcataaatccatttccaccaccatttctcacataattaatttgaccaacaaaaagatcccacccTGTGTAGCATATTTTGTTTGTCAACATTTTGTAAAGTTTACAGACAAATGTGCTTTTTCTATCAGGCCTATCATAACATTTTTTATCCGGCATGTAACctactttactcgcataaaaagttTGGAAGAAAACCTGTTTACTGACTATAAAAAGAGCTATTTTGGTTGTTATCTGGGTGGTTTGGTCCACTATGCAGAATATCATGATtgatgtataaaaaaatatatttaaatattctGTGTTTCATTGTATTTGCAGGGACTTTAAATTTTGTTTACATTTTTGCATGTGTCTGCCTTTGTGTTTGGCACTTTCAACATTAACCTGAAACAATACTAGAAAATAAGATCTTAGTTCCATCTTATTATTGACTAAATCTAGCCTATTGTTTACTAATTAGACATACAAAAGGAAATCAGATACTTCCAACAGCAAACTGTTCACTAAATAAGTGTGCATAATTGTGTATCAGTGTTGAAATTGATCAGTATCCACTGACGTCACAATTTGACAGATTTCTGTGTTAAAACCTAAAGCATAAAACCCTTAAGACTTTTAAGAATCCAAGAAATGCAAAAACATGGAAGCCATCGTTAAATGATGTGATGTTGCAGTAAGTAGtttgctctctttttctctacagGCTTTTTCGTGTTGCTAGCAATGGCAGTGTACACTGGCGTGACGATTAATTACTATGGTAAACGCTATGGCAACTGGAGGTTCTCCTGGTCCTTCATCATCGGCTGGGTGTCAGTGGTGCTAAACTTCTTTTCAGGTAAAACCAAAACAACACAGGTCACACTCCCCACATAACATTTAATTCTGAACTAATGTTTTATTTaagaaaatatattatatatattattaatacTCCATATGGTTAATCCaaggccggtgtgtgtgtgtgtgtgtgtgtgtgtgtgtgtgtgtgtgtgtgtgtgtgtgtgtgtgtgtgtgtgtgtgtgtgtgtgtgtgtgtgtgtgtgtgtgtgtgtgtgtgtgtgtgtgtgtgtgtgtgtgtgtgtgtgtgtgtgtgtgtgtgtgtgtgtgtgtgtgtgtacgtctgtgtgtgtgcgtctgtgtacGAGTACATGATGTCTTTGTCTTTCTTTTAAAGGTATATTCTATATGTGTGCCTATCGGATGCACGAATGCCCCAGAAACTCAAACTCTCACTAGAAGACTTCTGAAATTATAATCAATGTCTTATATTGAGAGCTTGTGGTTGTTCCCCGAATTTGAGAGTCAAGATGGATCGATCCACTATTTACTTTTGGAACATGGATTCTAGTATTTTAAGTGATCTGAATAAAGGACGCTGGGGATAAACATGTCTCCTTTTTAATGATTAAATGCTTGTTCTTTTATATTTGCACAGCCCATTTTTACACGTCAGAAATATAGACAATTTTGAGTACAGGTTTGATATGGTAAAGTATATACATTATCTGCAATGCAGACAAACTAACACAGATCTGGTCAAGTAAAATTATCCAAGTACTTCAAATAAAATGTGACAGATGCATAAATATACTGTCTCCTGTATGTAGGTATAGCTACTAACAATCAAATTACGCTTTAGCAGAGTTGGGCAGGCTTCAAGAAATTATAGAACACAACTGCCCAGGGTCAAGCTATAGAAGAATAGCAGTCATTTTCAAGTGTGTATCTTTTGGAAAATGTTAGTAATAGTTTTATAGCATGTATGGGGATGCACAATAAGCTGCTATGTTGAACACATATGCCATTATTACATAGGCTATCATAAAAAAGCATGTATATGTTTGGATCATACAAAAATGATTTGGTCCTGTGGCAGGTATTCTTGTACAACATGATGAATGATATGATGTCCAGACTAACTGGATTGGTTAAGTGGAAGACCGCGATAAACCTATTGCATGCAAGATGATACACTGGTGCAGGGTAAACATATTTGCCAAACACATTGTGTGTGGAATTTGTGTCATGATTTCACTTCGATTGGTTAAACATTGACTGAGGTTAATTGATGGTAGTCAGAAATGTTTAGGCCACCATTTCCCATACTCTGGGGACCCCAAGGggcagacatttttttttttttgccctagcactacacagctattTCAAATAATCAAATCTAAATAAGTTGAATATTTGAACTAGCTGTGCAGTGCTAGGggaaaaaaaacaaaatgtgcaccccttggtgtccccaggacagagtttgggaaactctgGTTTAGGCCTATAGGACAACGTTTTGCGATAAAGGTGTTGGGAAAATGTATGCATATTTAAATTAATATGACAATGCCTTTCTGTATTTCACAATCAATCATCATGTTACATATCAACTGATGCCAAAAGTTCAGTGAAGACTAAGGATCTAATAATACATGTTCTTCACGCAACCGCGCCACTGGTACATGATGGGAAAGAAAAGACGAATGTCAAAACAATATATAGCTTATTTCCACTTAATTTGATTCATCTTGTTACCAGATCaatatagtaacactgcaaaaaatgAAGCTAAAAGATGTATTAGCAAATAGAATGTTGCAAGCCTCTTATCGAAGGAAATGTGCCACTTAAAGGCGCTGCATGGTCAATCCACTATCTGCATTGGCCGTGCAGCATTTACTGTGATAccgcctctgcagaagtcaggtcATTCATACTTCTTGGGCTTTGTGGAGCAGCGCAAAGCTGTTGttaaggaagttgtcaaggaagtgagtttgtgtttatacagaacctcccgcccccacctaccatcaaccaatcaCATTGAGCCCTCGGCATTGTTACAGCATTTGGGAGGCGCACAGCAATGTGGTAGggagctcaatttggcctctgcgTGGCTCCGGAGGCTCCGCAATTCCGTCACATATCCATACAGCGCCTCCATACAGCGCATCCGACAACATTTTCAGgtcaagcataaattggcttttAGAATTGATGCTCTGGCGCCCAGGCTCTACACTTTACTTGATGAAATGGCTGTTAAAAGTCGATTGACTATCCGTGCAAAGACGATTTCATCATCATTGTTTATTTACACTACTTTAAAATGTTCCACTTAAACCAACAGTTACCCTGATGTTCTTTTAAGAAGGGCTGAGGAGGCGCACTTGCATGTCAGAGGTTTTCTCAACTTAGTTCATGATTTAGCTGGAAAGACTCAAAATACAACTATGCTTTGCAAGTGTTTTTTTTATTCTCAGCAAGTTAATTTGTTCTATAGGCCTATTATATTCAACAAATGTTTATACAAGTAGCCTACAGATATGTCAAAAAGGGCCTCAAGAGGATTACCAAAGTGAACTAAGACCTGCAAGTCAACTGTCGAATTGTGCAGTTGCCATAAAAATATATGATTTCTGGACTGCTCAGATAGAGAAACAAACGAAAACAGTGCCTCAAGCTGTCACATTTCCAAGTTCATTAAACTGGTGCTACATTACATTTGGAGTCATTTGCAAGGTGCACATTCATTTTCCTTATACAAGCTCATGCATATGGAGGACATGTTTAAGATTTGGCTCAGTAATGCAATTTCGTGAGTAATTGAATCCAGTAATTAATTTGTTCTGCCTACCTGATCAAATGGAAATACTGTCCTCGCGCCCAAGGATTATTACTTCCGCTCTAACATCTCCCCTAATTGCCTAATAGCATTGCAGCGAAAATTCTGCCTGCATTAAGACACTTTCACATTAGCCAGTGTGATTGGAAATGTGATGACAACACGATATCAACAAATTAAGGCTTCAGTCGCCTAAATGTCGCAGGAGCACCACTTGTACTCTCACAGATTGTAATACCAACAATTACAGCCAATTTAGGGCGGAATTAGCAGATAGCCCTGTTATATCCCCCGCCTCAGTGATCCGCTCAAAATGACTAACTAAGAAAAGATAGTATAGCCTAGGGATTACAAGAACAGGCTACTGTTGCACAAAAAAAGTAATGCCATTTAGAGTAGTAAATGTTAGTTGTCTGTCGTCTATTTGGGAATGCCAACAGCAGTCCCACGGATGTTAGGAGTAAAGTCTAAGATAGGCTACATGTAGAAAGTGAAACGTTATCATTTGTTAATCATTGGTGTTGCCTAGTAATGGCTTACACCTTGTTATAAACAGTTGATGTTTATAAATAGTCTATAAATTGCACCGCAGGTTATGTGACATATACAATAGTCTAATGGCTTAAAATAGTAGGATATATGTTCATACTCAAATTTGACTGGAAAATGGGCGAATGGAAGCAAGTTTGACTGAGGCGCGGGAACAACTGCAGGACTTCGGTGGGAAGGCTTTTTCAGCACCATGGCGAGCGACCCTCCCTCTTCGTCATCACCATGATTAATCCATACAAAACTAATTCCATGCTCCGCCCCACTGGCGTGCTATTGGCTGATTACAAATCAATTTCACAATTTACCACAGTCGCTCCCCTTGGATGAATAGTAGGCTAATTTACCTCCCACTGGCACTGAATAAATAGTAGGCTAATCTGCCTGGCACCACTCACTGGCTGCCACACAGACGACAATTCTAGCGTTTGAGACTGACGAGAAGGGCAAGAAGTTTAGTGCTACCCTTCCCTGGTTTGTCAGGGTGCGCATAGCATCGACTCCACACGGACTCAATTTTGAAAGTGTTTTCAGATATTTAAGATGAATCTGAACTATACATCCCCCATGCCTCAGATGCCAGCCCAGAGGTCAACATCGTTCTTCATCGAAGATATTTTATTACACAAACCCAAGCCTCTGAGAGAGGTCTTCCACTCGCCGTTCTCAAGCTCTCTGGCGTCCCGAATGCCTCTCCTAGAATATGGATACCCACTGATGCCCACTCCGATACTAGCGCATCACCCGCACCATCCTCTACAAAAACTGGACCATCACCAGTATTTCTTTACGTCTGGTAAGTCAACGAAGGGACTGGTAAATGCATTCACGATGCTAAAGCAGTCAGAGAGTGCAATGACAGTTAAGACATTAACGTTGACATTCCGTTAGGCATATAAAGATTTAATTCCAAATGGGTCTTTTACAATGTTAGTGCATGCATAATTTCAATTTTAGTAGCCCATTAAACCTAATAGCCTGACAAATCGATGGAATTGTCTCCGGCTTTTTTCAACAGGTGCATCGGCCTTTTCGCTCGTAAACATTGGTGCAAAAAAAAAGTTTTCGAATAAATCCAACTCAATCAGAACAAAATCTATTTATACTCCATTATATAATGATTGGGTAAATATAACGAGGCCTAAGGTAATGGTGTGAAGAAATTGCATGGAGTAAAACGCTTTAAAGCCTGATTTTCCCACATGCCTAGAGTTTGACATCTCATTTAACTTAACAACTTAACTTAACTTAACAAATGTATATGTTAATATAATTTTATTAAATATTGTGTTGAATTAAATTTTGGATGCAATATTTATTTCACAGGGATGCAAATGCCGGCATTATTTCAGCATCATCCAGAGTTACCCGGCAAGCATTGCAGACGCAGGAAGGCGAGAACGGTTTTCTCGGATTCTCAACTATCTGGTCTTGAAAAGAGATTTGAGATACAACGGTACCTATCCACGCCAGAACGAGTGGAGTTGGCAACAGCGTTAAGTCTCTCGGAAACCCAGGTAAGAAAACTACATTCACACAATCAACATAGGCTTCGGGATGGTCGCATTGTGCTGCAAAGCAAGTTTATTAAATATTCCACCTTTGTCACACAGGTGAAAACATGGTTTCAAAACAGAAGGATGAAGCATAAAAAGCAACTGAGGAAAACACAAGATGACCAGAAAAATCCGAATGACTTAGATAGATCCATGGATAACGCAAGTGAGAGTGAACTCAACGAAAAAAATACAGACGATGTTAACAGTGGAATCGAGCCGAAATCGTACATTTTGGAAAATGAGGACGATGTTGATATCGAGGATGACATTTGCTCGCCAGAACCTTCACTATAGAGCAAGTGGCAAGTTGTTTTAAAAACAAATAACCATGACccattgtaaatgtaaatattgaaTTGTGTCTTTTCCATATGAAATTATATATAgctttttttaaacaaatcaatgaTAATAATGCAAAGTAGTATTTATTCAAGGGTATGCGTAATATGTCACTACACATTCATTTTAGGCTCTGTCTATATTTATGTTTTCCGTGACTGTAAAATGCATCATATCAAACAACTGTACATACAAAATATAATCTGAAGCAATGTTCATTATTAGGAAGttattaataatattattattagtatgacTATCTTTGAATCAAAAGTCAAACAAAAACCAGACATCTTCATTTTAagattttttttattgtttaaagCCACAAGTTGAATATTTTGCGAGAAAATATTTGAGaaacatttatatataaactACTTTGATAAACAAAATCAACATCTCAATTGCAGCATGTCACATTTTTAACCTATCTTTTTGCACTTTCGTTCAGGTAGCCTAATGAAAGATGTTGCAGCATATGCCCTTTGAAGTGTTATTGCTTTACTATTAAAACGTGCATGATAACAAGAGCTAATTGTTTATTTAGCCTGTACCATTTCCCGTTTACCTTAGTTGGTTTTATTATTAGGCAAAGGGATTCAAGTTTCACATTCCTCTAAACTTGGATGAATTGACCAATGTTTAAATTTAATGCCAGTTAATACTTTATTAGTTCGTTATTAATCAATAATTATATCTTTATAGGACACTGGAGATTTAACTAgaacatttgtatttgtatttaattGAAATAGTCTTATAGGAATACTCATACTTTTGAAAAGCAATATGATTGTCAGTCCGGTTCTACGACCTCTTTTTTACTTCAATAATAATAGCATCTTCATTTGAATTAATTATGGTTATAATAATATTTTTAAGTAGGTTATTATTTTGCATAGGCCTACCCGCATTAATATCTTAGAAAATGCACCTTCCGTATCTAGACAAGAGATCAGTTGTAATAGCTTTTTACTAACATAACCCAACTATTAAAGAACCATGAGCCATTTAGCTGTGGAGGTAATGTGTATCTGAGGCTGCCTATTTAAGTTGCTCATGCGGTTGTAAACCTTGGTAGGTGGGACCACGCTGAGTGAGGAATACAAGAACGACTTCCCCACACTAGAACAAATAGTTGTTACATGTAACTTGGAGGAAGCTATTCATAAACATTCTCATGACTTTCATTCAACTTCAGTTATTCTGCCACTGGATCACCAAATGTCTTAGCAGAAAGAGAAGACGTCCACCACTGACTCAAGCAGTCGACTCAAAACAACATGGACCCCTCACAAATTGCGTTCAATGCTATGCTAAATGGGGATATTTGGACAGATATTTAAGTCTAATGTATGCATAATGTTGTTGACATTAAAAGTAAACCAACCCGTCGTTGGTCTTTGCCTCTCGGTGGTAGAATATTACTCGAAAGTTGTTGCCAAAAGGAATTAATCGTTTGCGTAGTAAAATAGGCTACCAGCTCCAACCAAACTAAATTTGACACTCAAGAATTAAAAAATGTAACGAATGTTGTAAAACAGAAAAAAATGTTCTGGAATAATGGAAAGAATGCAGGATAAAATAAAGTAATTCAGTATAGCCTAGAAATTCAGTCACCTCTTGAAACACAACTGCCACACCTGAAAACAATATGCATTGAAGATTATGATGATTTAAATATTCTCCACCTTTGTCAATCAACCATCACTTAATTGATTGGCAAATCAGCAGAGACACTAACAGAAACGATTTGGACAAATAACAGCAAAGGGAATTGAGAGCCCTTCATTGTATAA
Encoded here:
- the LOC123994714 gene encoding brain-specific homeobox protein homolog, coding for MNLNYTSPMPQMPAQRSTSFFIEDILLHKPKPLREVFHSPFSSSLASRMPLLEYGYPLMPTPILAHHPHHPLQKLDHHQYFFTSGMQMPALFQHHPELPGKHCRRRKARTVFSDSQLSGLEKRFEIQRYLSTPERVELATALSLSETQVKTWFQNRRMKHKKQLRKTQDDQKNPNDLDRSMDNASESELNEKNTDDVNSGIEPKSYILENEDDVDIEDDICSPEPSL
- the LOC123994707 gene encoding lens fiber membrane intrinsic protein-like, which codes for MYSFMGGGLFCAGVGNILLIVSTATDYWMQYRHSNNYMHQGLWRYCMPGKCFTHNGSIAHLDATRALMILSLLTCFIGIIIGIMAFIHSSFFNRFDKTFAAGILFFISCFFVLLAMAVYTGVTINYYGKRYGNWRFSWSFIIGWVSVVLNFFSGIFYMCAYRMHECPRNSNSH